One genomic window of Panicum hallii strain FIL2 chromosome 6, PHallii_v3.1, whole genome shotgun sequence includes the following:
- the LOC112897769 gene encoding 60 kDa jasmonate-induced protein-like — MASQKFAASQTVTFNVKSDSYTTFISNLRGALAGSNPDNVRDRPVLAKQTGETKQPPKWIHVVLNGDDGAAPKVAIRSDNVYIAGFANRPKGSTEDVWFQLSPKDCKQPLFKGAKMLGFDGHYKTLVGDPGVTNLPKLELGMERTLEATNVLWNYKQDKLEYTAADALGDPTQNLKRKLALLAVTLCEAARLEPVRSVINGGWQRQSISITDREVGYIRDWGDLSTALLAWKADKFKNDTTHFSKFAGIGILDGNGALAVVQLLLNKPPKKADEELPADAAGEEISQSLEAESENRINNPL; from the exons ATGGCGTCTCAGAAGTTTGCTGCGTCTCAGACAGTGACATTCAATGTCAAGTCGGACTCGTACACGACGTTCATATCGAATCTCCGGGGCGCACTAGCGGGCAGCAATCCCGACAACGTGCGAGACCGCCCCGTGTTGGCCAAGCAGACCGGCGAGACCAAGCAGCCGCCGAAATGGATCCACGTCGTGCTCAATGGCGACGACGGCGCGGCACCCAAGGTGGCCATCCGGAGCGACAACGTCTACATCGCTGGCTTCGCCAACCGGCCCAAGGGAAG CACTGAAGACGTATGGTTCCAGCTCAGCCCGAAGGACTGCAAGCAGCCTCTCTTCAAGGGCGCGAAGATGCTCGGCTTCGATGGCCATTACAAGACGCTGGTCGGCGACCCGGGCGTCACAAATCTGCCGAAGTTGGAGCTCGGCATGGAGAGGACGTTGGAAGCCACCAACGTCCTCTGGAACTACAAGCAGGACAAGCTGGAGTACACTGCCGCTGACGCACTCGGCGATCCTACGCAGAACCTGAAGAGGAAGCTTGCGCTCCTCGCCGTGACCTTGTGCGAGGCCGCGAGGCTGGAGCCCGTGCGAAGCGTGATCAACGGCGGCTGGCAGCGGCAATCCATCTCCATCACCGACAGGGAGGTCGGCTACATCAGAGACTGGGGCGACCTCTCCACGGCGCTGCTGGCATGGAAGGCTGACAAATTCAAGAACGACACCACGCATTTCTCCAAGTTTGCAGGCATCGGGATTCTCGACGGGAACGGAGCCCTGGCGGTGGTGCAGCTCCTGCTCAACAAGCCACCAAAGAAGGCTGATGAAGAACTCCCAGCAGATGCTGCAGGCGAAGAAATTTCACAATCACTAGAAGCCGAGTCGGAGAACAGAATTAATAACCCTCTTTAA
- the LOC112898238 gene encoding 60 kDa jasmonate-induced protein-like, whose protein sequence is MAPPDFAPSEEVPFNVRADSRAYTAFITTLQDALAGTNPARVRDRPVLAEQTGETKQPPKWIHVVLNGDDGAAPKVAIRSDNAYIVASPTGPREALKTYGSSSARRTASSLFKGAKMLGFDGQYKTLVGALGVKGLPKCIT, encoded by the exons ATGGCGCCTCCAGATTTTGCCCCGTCTGAGGAAGTGCCTTTCAACGTCAGGGCGGACTCGCGAGCGTACACAGCGTTCATAACGACTCTCCAGGACGCTCTAGCGGGCACCAATCCTGCCAGGGTGCGAGACCGCCCCGTGTTGGCCGAGCAGACCGGCGAGACCAAGCAGCCGCCGAAATGGATCCACGTCGTGCTCAATGGCGACGACGGCGCGGCACCCAAGGTGGCCATCCGGAGCGACAACGCCTACATCGTTGCTTCGCCAACCGGCCCAAGGGAAG CACTGAAGACGTATGGTTCCAGCTCAGCCCGAAGGACTGCAAGCAGCCTCTTCAAGGGCGCGAAGATGCTCGGCTTCGATGGCCAATACAAGACGCTGGTCGGCGCCCTGGGCGTCAAAGGTCTGCCCAAATGCATTACCTAG